Below is a genomic region from Campylobacter geochelonis.
CAGATAAAGATATATGTAAAAAACTCCCAAAGACGAAAAGTAAAATCCTATGGAAAATAAAAGGTGCGGATAGACACAAACTGTTAGCAAAATCGTTAAAAACAGAGTTTGGAAAGATATGATTTTTAAATTTCGCACGATAAAAACAAATCCGATAACCGCCATTACCAAAGAACGCAAAAAACTAGGAGTAAAATCAAGCAAAAAAAGATAACCCACCATCAGCAAAAAAGCAAAAACTGAAATATCGAATTTAGCGCTTCTATAAGGGAAAAATCTGCTTTGAAAAATACGATAAATCGGCGTAAAAACAAGGAAAATTCCACTAAAAATTATGCCTAAATGAAAACCGCTAATTGCTATAATATGCGCTATGCCCCACTTTGTAACATCGTTTCTTAGCTCTTTTGAAATCGGCGTTGCGAGGTAAAGCGCGGCGTAGAGCTCTTTAATTTTTGGCTCTTTATGTTGGTTTGTTATGAGTTTTATAAGTTTATCTTTAAAATTTGGCTCTTTTTTAACAACTTTTATCTTGTATGAAGGCATATAAAAGCTCTTTTTTACATACTCCAAAAACTCGATTTTATCAGTTATAACGCCTAAATTTAGCATCTCTCCAACCTCAAATTTGCTCTCTTTTTTACTTGTAGTATAAAAGTCAAAATCACTTGCTTTTAGCTTCATAACCCTGTAAGTTTTGCCCTTGACATTTGTCTTTAGATATGAGCTTTGCACTTTTGCTTCGATGCGAGTAAATTTATGCTCTTTAAATTTAGAAAACTGGCTGTATTCATAAGCTAAATTTAGCCCAAATATGGCAAAAACAACGGCTAAAAATATATAAATTTCTCTAAGTGATTCAAAAACGCTATATTTTTTCATTTAATTATTATATCTTTTTATCTCTTTAATAATCAATATAATTAAAAATTTACTAGCAAAATAATCTTGTAATCTTTTATAAAATTATATGAATTTATAATTTAGCTATAAGATATAACATATTTACACATTTGCAATAAAAATAAAAATAACTTTTCGTAACACTTTGTGCGTTTTTTTCTCTATTTAATTTAAATTTATTAGTTTGATAACGATATCTTGATATAATTATCAAATTTACCAAAAATATCGCTTAAAACTGGCTAAATTTAATGAAAGTTAGAAATTTCAAAATAGATATAAAAATTTTCTTAAATTTATAAATTAATTTGATATAATAACAAAAAACAAAGGGGTCATATGTCTGAAGTAAATAACAACATGTTTATAAACAGAGAGCTATCTTGGCTTAGGTTTAACAGTCGCGTTTTGGCTCAGTGCGAAAAAGATATCCCGCTAATCGAAAAGCTTAAATTTATGGCGATTTACTCTACAAATTTAGATGAGTTTTATATGATTCGCGTAGCAGGACTAAAGCAGCTTTTCATCGCTGGAATCACAGCTAGTGGAAGCGATGAGATGACGCCACTTGACCAACTTAGAGAGATAAGAGACTATTTAAGCAAGGAGCAAGTAAGACTTGAAGAGTATTATCAAAACGTTGTTTGCGAACTTGCGCGTGAGAATTTTTTTATCAAAAATTACAACGATTTAGATATCGATCTTAGAGATGTAGCAGATGACTTTTTCTTCTCGAACATCATGCCAATCATCGTGCCAATCGCAGTCGATGCAACTCATCCATTTCCTCATCTAAACAACCTTAGTTTTGGGCTTGCAGTGAAGCTATGCGATCAAAACAACACCGAAAGCATTAAATTTGGCATGATTAGAATCTCGCGTGTTTTGCCTAGATTCGTTCCAGTTAGTGAAAATGTATACGTGCCTATAGAAACCATTGTAAATAGGCATGTTGAAGAGATCTTCCCTGGATATAGTTTGATAAGCTCAGCGCCATTTAGAGTAACGAGAAATGCCGATATCATCATCGAAGAAGAAGAAGCTGATGACTTTATGATGATACTTGAACAAGGCTTAAAACTTCGCAGAAAAGGGGCTTTTGTCCGTTTACAAATAGCAAAAGATGCCGATATCGACATAGTTGATTTTTTAAACACTCATATGAAAATTTTCTATAAAGATATCTATGAGTATAACATCCCAATCGCTCTTGATGGGCTTTGGGGGGTAGTTGGAAATAAAAACTTCTGCCACCTTGCCCTGCCACCTTACACACCAAAAACACTGCCTCCATTCGATGAAAACACATCTGTTTTTGAATCGATTGACAAAGAAGATGTTTTGATTTTCCATCCTTATGAGAGCTTTGATCCAGTAACTAAGCTAGTAAAAGAGGCTTCAAAAGATCCAAAAGTAGTATCGATTAGAATGACACTTTATAGGGTTGAGAAAAACTCGCCCATCATTCAAGCTTTAATTGACGCTGCAAATGATGGCAAACAAGTTACAGTGATGGTCGAGTTAAAAGCGCGTTTTGATGAAGAAAACAACCTTCACTGGGCAAAAGCGCTTGAAAATGCTGGAGCGCATGTTATATATGGAATCGCAGGCTTTAAAGTACATGCTAAAATCACGCAAATAATCCGTAAAAATGGCGATAAACTTAAGTTTTACATACATCTTGGCACAGGAAATTACAACGGAAGTAGCGCTAAAATTTACACAGATATTAGCTTTTTCACAACCGATGAAAGCTTTGTTAAAGATACTACGACATTTTTTCATATCTTATCAGGATATAACAAAAATCGCCGTTTAAACACACTTTCGATGTCTCCGATGCAAATCAAAGAGCGGTTAATCGAGATGATAAAAGTCGAAGAAAGCAAAGCAAGCGAGGGTCATATTATAGCTAAAATGAACGCCCTTGTAGACTCTGATATGATAAAAGCACTTTGCAAAGCTAGCAAAGCTGGCGTAAAAGTCGAGCTTATCGTGCGCGGAATTTGTTGCTTGCGACCTGGAATCGAAGGCATTAGCGATAACATTAGAGTTATCTCCATAGTCGGCAAATACCTAGAACACGCACGAATTTTTTACTTCAAGCACTCGCTTCCTGGACTTTATATCTCAAGCGCTGACTGGATGCCACGAAATTTAGAGCGTCGTTTAGAGCTTATGACTCCGATTTACAGTGAGCCTTTAAAAGAGAAGTTAAAAGATATTTTAAGAGTTCAGCTTAGTGATACTTCACTTGCTTATGAGTTGCAAAATGATGGCAGATATATAAAAGTAATGCCAAAAGATGGCGAAAATCCTATAAACAACCAGCTTGTTTTTGAAAACTACTTTGATAAATTATATAAAAGTGTTAAAAAGCACCACGCCCACGATGCTAAAGAGCTTTTAGCAACTAAGCTTTTAATAGAGAGCTAAAAAAGGCTAGTTAAACTAGCCTTAATCTGCTTGAATTTTGATTTTATTTTGTTTTGCTTCTGTGATTTTTGAGTATTGCTTGCCTTTATAATAGCCAATATTTTTATATCCAACTAAGACTTTTTGCTCTTTTGTTTCATTTACATAGTAACAACCACTATCTTTTTTTATAGAGCCTTCTACTTTGTTTCCTGCATATCCGCCAAGCACACTTCCAGCTATCGTAGCCATCGTTTTTCCAGTTCCGCCACCTATTTTATTTCCAAGTACTCCACCGCCAACAGCTCCAACAACAGTTCCGATGATGTTATCTGTAGCGCTGTTATCATCGCATTTTTTTACTTGTTCGACTACTTTTTTTATCTCATAGATAGGCCTACTCTCATCAACATCGATTATAACAGTGCTTTTAGCTAGCAAAAAACTGCTTACACATACTAATAACAAAGCTACTTTTTTCATAACATACTCCTTAAAATTTATCTAATCTATCTATTTTTTGTTTTAATTTTTCATTATATAGCACAATTTTAAATAAATTTGAGCTAAATTTATTTAAAAAGTAAAAAATTATATAAATTTTTGCAACTTTTTTTATATAATTACGCCTACATAATATTTAAGGAACTTTATGAATTTAAAAAAACTATCTATAATCCCGTTTATTGCGATAAGTAGTTATGCTTCTGGGTTTAAAATTCCAGAACAAAGTGCAAATAGCGTTGCGCTAGCAGCCGCAAACATCGCAACTAGTTTTAGCGCAGATGCTGCTTACTACAACCCTGCAAACATCGTATTTTTAGACCCGAGGCACCATTCGACTTTTTCTCTTTCTCATCTTAGAATGAGTAAACTGCATTTTAGAAACCACTCAGATAAATTTAGTAGCGATTACAACTATGATACATCGTCTAAAAAAGGCGATTTTATCATACCAACGTTTCATTTTGTAGCACCTTTTATAGATGATAACTTTAGATTTTCACTAAGCGTTGTAGCTCCAGCTGGAACATCGATGAAGTGGGAAGATACCTATCCAAGAGCGCTTTCAAAGCTTTTTGAGCTTGAAGTTTTAGAAATATCTCCAAGCATAGCTTATCTTGTTAACGAAGATTTAGCTGTTGCTGTAGGTGTAAGAGGAGTTTACTCAAAAGGAAAAGCTAAAAACGAAGTCGATGACGCACAGCTTCAAACTCCTATGGGAAACATAGCACCAGGTCTTAAAGCCCACAGAGAGCTTGAGGGCGATAGCATAGATTTTGGTTATAACTTAGCTTTAACTTATAAACCAACAAGCGATTTATCTTTGGCTGCAACATACAGATCAAAAGTTAATATGACTTTAAAAGGCAACGCAGATATACAATACTCCATAGGCGGAAAAATGCAAGATCAATACAATGGCGATGTTAGCATAAATGTGCCTTTGCCTGCGATCTTAACCTTGGCTGCTTCATATGAGTATAGCGACTTTACATTTATGTTTGCGTACGATAGAACGTATTGGTCAAGTCTGAAGGAATTTGACTTTGAGTATTCAAGACCTGTTGCTAACTTATTTGACAAACCAGTTGAAAAAGACTGGATAGATACAAATACATATAGAATAGCCGTTGCGTATGATTACAGTAAAGACTTGCGTTTGATGGCTGGTTTTGCTATAGATGAAGCATCAACCCACAACGATAAGATTAAATTTGAGCTTCCAGATACGAAGTCATATGTCTACTCTGTGGGCGCTAGCTATAAAATCAACGAAAATTTTGATATAAGTGGTGGTTTTTTATACCAAGATCGTCAAAAAAGAGAGGTTAAATCTGGCGATACAACATCGTTTAACAACGTAGTTGGCGAGTTTGATAGAGCTGCGATAATGATAACAAACCTTAGTTTAAACTATAGGTTTTAACTAAATTTAACCAAATCCTAATTTGAAGTTTTTACAAGCCAAAAACTTCAAATTTTGCCTATTTTGCGATGTTTTTTTGATATGTAAATGAAATCTCATATAAATTAATTCTATGTTAAATATATTTTTATTCATAAAATCAGTTTTTTTATTTAAAATTAAGTAAAACTTCGCTAAATTACATATAGGGTTTTACTAAATTTATATAAATTTAGTGATTGGTTTATCGTGCTTTATGTGCGATTTGCTTCTTTTTTTATTTCTTAGGAACCCCTCAAATATTCCCAAACTGAGATAAAGAAAAACCCTTATAGAGTGAATTTATGCGTCACTCTATATTTTTTTAAAATAAAAAATCAAATGGCTTTTTTATACCTACCTCGCAACTCATTAGCGAAAATATATAAATTTATCGCCATTTTAATATCTCGTTAGATACTTGTCTAACTTTGCTAAAACAGTGCTTAATCACCAAAACAGCCTGTTGGATTTCATATTAAATTTATATGATATAAAATATTTTTACTTTCATAGTTTAAAAAGTATAAGATAGCGAATTCATATAAATTTTTAACACTAGCAAAGCTATTTACATTATGGCAATTTAAAAATATCTTAAAATATCATGCTAGTTTTTCGCTTATAATCTAGATAAAAGTTTAGATATTTATATTAAAAAGGTACGGTTTTATAAGAATTGGATATAATTTATAGTATTAAAATAATAAATTTAATCAACAAATCAGCCGATTACACAAATATAAACCTAAATCAACATATACTCCCTCTTTCCTAATCCGTTAGCTCCACTTGATTACGCAAATATAAAGTTAAACCAATAGTAGAAAATCCTTTTATTTTACTAAATTTAATATAGCTTTTAGTTTTATAGCAAAGCAGTCATAGCATATAAAATTTCCACAGTTTATCTCTTTTATAGATGCAAAATTCTTTTAATCTATCTTAAAAATTAATAAAAGTCTAAATTCATATCACGTTTAACGTGCGCAAATTTAGATATCGATAAATCTCATCTTATTTCTAAAAGCATAGATTATCCAAATCCTTAAAAGTAAATTTATAAAATCAAATATTTCTAGCCAGATTTAAACAAGATTTTTTATTAAAATTTAAAAAATTATAAATTTATACAAAGATAAAAGCTTATTAAATTTAGCTTAAAACCCATGATAAATTTATAAATAGTAATAATATTTTAATTTATATTTATAAAAATTCTATATTATTTACACGAAAACAGAGCGATAGTTTATTA
It encodes:
- a CDS encoding ComEC/Rec2 family competence protein yields the protein MKKYSVFESLREIYIFLAVVFAIFGLNLAYEYSQFSKFKEHKFTRIEAKVQSSYLKTNVKGKTYRVMKLKASDFDFYTTSKKESKFEVGEMLNLGVITDKIEFLEYVKKSFYMPSYKIKVVKKEPNFKDKLIKLITNQHKEPKIKELYAALYLATPISKELRNDVTKWGIAHIIAISGFHLGIIFSGIFLVFTPIYRIFQSRFFPYRSAKFDISVFAFLLMVGYLFLLDFTPSFLRSLVMAVIGFVFIVRNLKIISFQTLFLTILLTVCVYPHLLFSIGFYFSSLGVFYIYLYLHHFKDKFGLFTNIAFLNLYVYFAMNLPVYYFFPTLAFSQIAVIPIGYIFVIFYPVSAFLHLIGQGGLMDAPLLEFLNLHIKTYQVAVPASIFYALNLLSLVAIRYKSLAILVACLGVLPIFLI
- a CDS encoding glycine zipper 2TM domain-containing protein is translated as MKKVALLLVCVSSFLLAKSTVIIDVDESRPIYEIKKVVEQVKKCDDNSATDNIIGTVVGAVGGGVLGNKIGGGTGKTMATIAGSVLGGYAGNKVEGSIKKDSGCYYVNETKEQKVLVGYKNIGYYKGKQYSKITEAKQNKIKIQAD
- a CDS encoding OmpP1/FadL family transporter is translated as MNLKKLSIIPFIAISSYASGFKIPEQSANSVALAAANIATSFSADAAYYNPANIVFLDPRHHSTFSLSHLRMSKLHFRNHSDKFSSDYNYDTSSKKGDFIIPTFHFVAPFIDDNFRFSLSVVAPAGTSMKWEDTYPRALSKLFELEVLEISPSIAYLVNEDLAVAVGVRGVYSKGKAKNEVDDAQLQTPMGNIAPGLKAHRELEGDSIDFGYNLALTYKPTSDLSLAATYRSKVNMTLKGNADIQYSIGGKMQDQYNGDVSINVPLPAILTLAASYEYSDFTFMFAYDRTYWSSLKEFDFEYSRPVANLFDKPVEKDWIDTNTYRIAVAYDYSKDLRLMAGFAIDEASTHNDKIKFELPDTKSYVYSVGASYKINENFDISGGFLYQDRQKREVKSGDTTSFNNVVGEFDRAAIMITNLSLNYRF